In Palleronia sp. LCG004, a single window of DNA contains:
- a CDS encoding UDP-N-acetylglucosamine--N-acetylmuramyl-(pentapeptide) pyrophosphoryl-undecaprenol N-acetylglucosamine transferase, with protein MSAPLAILAAGGTGGHMFPAQALAETLLDRGWRVKLSTDARGARYAGGFPEAVEIEQVSSATFARGGTLAKMAVPFRIGGGVARAALAMRRDPPAIVVGFGGYPSIPALAAATMLRLPRMIHEQNGVPGRVNQLFATRVNVVACGVWPTELPEGTEVVFTGNPVRESVLKLNGSAYIAPGDYPMSLLVIGGSQGARILSDIVPEAVATLPEPLRANVRVAHQARGEDEARVREFYDANGISAEVAPFFDDIARRMSEAQLIVSRSGASSVADIAVIGRPSILIPFAAAAGDHQSANARGLSEADAAIVIPESQLSVASLASSLEMILSQPDAAQQMASGALRVGRPDAAGDLADLAIALAGLDKRTR; from the coding sequence TTGAGCGCACCGCTCGCCATTCTCGCGGCCGGCGGCACCGGCGGACACATGTTCCCCGCGCAGGCCCTGGCCGAGACGCTGCTCGACCGTGGCTGGCGGGTGAAGCTCTCGACCGACGCGCGTGGCGCTCGCTACGCAGGCGGATTTCCCGAGGCGGTCGAGATCGAACAGGTCTCCTCGGCCACTTTCGCGCGCGGCGGAACGCTTGCCAAGATGGCGGTACCGTTCCGCATCGGTGGCGGCGTGGCGCGGGCGGCCCTCGCCATGCGGCGCGATCCTCCGGCCATCGTCGTGGGTTTCGGCGGCTACCCGTCGATCCCCGCGCTCGCCGCGGCGACCATGCTGCGGCTGCCGCGGATGATCCATGAACAGAACGGCGTTCCGGGTCGGGTCAACCAGCTCTTCGCGACACGCGTGAACGTCGTTGCCTGCGGTGTCTGGCCGACCGAACTGCCCGAGGGAACCGAGGTGGTCTTTACCGGCAATCCGGTGCGCGAAAGCGTCCTGAAGCTCAACGGATCGGCCTATATCGCGCCGGGCGATTATCCCATGTCGCTGCTCGTCATCGGCGGCAGTCAGGGCGCGCGGATCCTGTCGGACATCGTGCCCGAGGCCGTCGCGACCCTTCCCGAACCTCTTCGCGCGAATGTCCGGGTGGCCCATCAGGCCCGCGGCGAGGACGAGGCACGGGTGCGCGAGTTCTACGACGCGAACGGCATATCGGCCGAGGTCGCGCCGTTCTTCGACGACATCGCCCGCCGGATGAGCGAGGCGCAGCTGATCGTCTCGCGCTCCGGGGCGAGTTCCGTGGCCGATATCGCCGTGATCGGCAGGCCGTCCATCCTGATCCCCTTCGCGGCCGCGGCGGGCGATCACCAGAGCGCGAATGCCCGCGGTCTTTCCGAGGCCGACGCGGCGATCGTCATTCCCGAATCGCAGTTGAGCGTCGCCTCCCTCGCATCGTCACTCGAGATGATCCTGAGCCAGCCGGACGCGGCCCAGCAGATGGCCTCGGGTGCGCTCCGCGTCGGACGGCCCGACGCGGCGGGCGATCTGGCGGATCTGGCCATTGCGCTGGCCGGTCTGGACAAGAGAACAAGATAA
- the ftsW gene encoding putative lipid II flippase FtsW → MTEMVYGAIPVERGDPILPRWWSTLDKWSLSCVLLLCAIGLLLGLASSPPLAARNGFEPFHYVQRQAVFGGLALIAMLVTTMMSPTLVRRLAVIGFAVAFVALAGLPFLGTDFGKGAVRWYSLGFASVQPSEFLKPGFVVVAAWMISASQHLGGPPGRTYSFVLTVLIVFLLAMQPDFGQAALVLFSWGVMYFVAGAPITLLMILAGIVAAAGTFAYSNSEHFARRIDGFLSPDLDPTTQLGYATNAIQQGGFFGVGIGEGQVKQSLPDAHTDFIIAVAAEEYGLMLVLLIIALYGFIVVRSLIRLMRERDPFIRLAGTGLACTFGVQAMINMGVAVRLLPAKGMTLPFVSYGGSSLIAGGIAVGMLLAFTRTRPQGEIGDILTRRGAI, encoded by the coding sequence ATGACTGAAATGGTCTATGGCGCGATCCCCGTTGAACGGGGCGATCCCATTCTTCCCAGATGGTGGAGCACGCTCGACAAGTGGTCGCTCAGTTGCGTGCTGCTGCTCTGCGCGATCGGCCTCCTGCTGGGCCTCGCTTCCTCTCCGCCGCTGGCCGCCCGCAACGGGTTCGAGCCGTTCCACTACGTCCAGCGTCAGGCGGTCTTCGGCGGTCTCGCCCTGATCGCCATGCTGGTCACGACGATGATGTCGCCGACGCTGGTCCGAAGGCTTGCGGTGATCGGCTTCGCGGTCGCCTTCGTGGCCCTCGCGGGGCTGCCGTTCCTCGGCACGGATTTCGGCAAGGGGGCGGTCCGGTGGTATTCGCTGGGTTTCGCCTCGGTCCAGCCGAGCGAGTTCCTCAAGCCGGGCTTCGTGGTTGTTGCGGCATGGATGATCTCGGCCAGCCAGCATCTGGGCGGCCCGCCGGGCAGGACCTACAGCTTCGTCCTGACGGTGCTCATCGTGTTTCTTCTGGCGATGCAGCCCGATTTCGGCCAGGCGGCGCTGGTGCTGTTCTCCTGGGGCGTCATGTACTTCGTCGCGGGCGCGCCCATCACGCTGCTGATGATCCTGGCGGGGATCGTCGCCGCGGCGGGCACATTCGCCTATTCGAATTCCGAGCATTTCGCGCGCCGCATCGACGGCTTCCTCTCGCCCGATCTCGATCCGACGACGCAGCTGGGCTACGCCACGAACGCGATCCAGCAGGGCGGCTTCTTCGGCGTGGGCATCGGCGAGGGGCAGGTCAAGCAATCGCTGCCTGACGCGCATACCGACTTCATCATCGCGGTCGCGGCCGAGGAATACGGCCTGATGCTCGTCCTGTTGATCATCGCGCTCTACGGCTTCATCGTGGTGCGCTCGCTCATCCGGCTGATGCGGGAACGCGACCCGTTCATCCGGCTGGCCGGCACGGGCCTCGCCTGCACGTTCGGCGTCCAGGCGATGATCAACATGGGCGTCGCCGTCCGGCTGCTGCCCGCCAAGGGCATGACGCTGCCCTTTGTGAGCTATGGCGGCTCATCGCTCATCGCGGGCGGAATCGCGGTCGGGATGCTCCTTGCCTTCACACGCACGAGACCGCAGGGCGAGATCGGGGACATCCTGACGCGCCGGGGGGCGATTTGA